The Streptomyces capitiformicae genome contains the following window.
GAGGGGGCCGCCGCCGCACTCGACGCCTTCGTCCGGGCCCGGCTCATCACCATGCACAGCGACACCGTCGAGATCACCCACGAGGCCCTGCTGCACGCCTGGCCACGGCTGCGCGACTGGATCCACGCCGACCGGGCCGGACTGCTGCTCCACCAGCAACTGGCCCACGCGGCAGGCGAATGGGAGCGCGAGAACCGTGACCCGTCCGCCCTCTACCGGGGCACCCGGCTGGACACCGTACGGACCTGGGCCGACGAGTCGGACGGCTGGAGCAGGCTCGCACCCGGCGAGGAGGCTTTCCTGAGGGCCAGTCAGGCCGAGGAGGACGCCCGCCGGAAGCAGACCGTACGACAGGTCCGGCTGCGGCAGTCCCTGCTCGCCACGCTCGCCGTCCTGCTGGGTCTCGCCGTCACCGCCGGGGGTCTCGCCTACCAGCAGCGTGAGGGCGCCCTCGACCAGGAACGCGTCGCCCGGTCCCAGGCACTCGCCGAGCGGTCCGCGTCCCTCGCCGGGGGCCAGCCGGAGGCGTCGATGCTGCTCGCGGAGGAGGCCTACCGGGCCGACACCACCGCCGAGGCACGCGGCGCCCTGCTCAGCACCCAGTCCCAGCCCTTCTCCGCCCGGCTCGGCGGACACCGGGGGCCCGTCAACTCGGTGGCCTTCTCGCCGGACGACCGGTTGCTGGCGACGGCCAGTTCCGACGGCACGGTCACCCTGCGGAGCGTCGCCGAAGGTCACCGGACGCTCGCCGAGTTCACCGTCCCCGGACGCGTGCGCTCGGTCGCCTTCAGCTCCGACAGCCGTACGGTCGCGGCGACCTCGACGACCGGGCCGGTGAGCCTGTGGGGCGTGGCCGACCACAAGAGGAAGGCGGTCCTCGCGGCGAGCACGACGGGCGCCCGGGTGGTGTCCTTCGATCCCCGAGGCGGCGCGCTCGCCGTCGCGGCCGCCGACGGAACGGTCCAACTGTGGGACACCGGGCGCACACCCCGGCTGACCGCCTCGCTCCCCGGCCACGAGGGAACGCTCAACGCGCTGAGCCACTCGCCCGACGGCCGCACCCTGGTCTCCGCCGGCGCCGACCGGACCGTACGGCTCTGGCACACCGACCGGGCCCGCCCGCTCGCCGTGCTCAAGGGGCACACCGACGAGGTGCTCGGCGCCGCGTTCTCCCCCGACGGGCGGAGCGTGGCCTCCGGAGGCGTCGACCGGACCGTACGGCTGTGGAACGTGCGCGAGGGCCGTCCGACCGCGACCTTCGCCGGGAGCAGCGACGACATCAACGCCGTCGCCTACACACCCGACGGCGCGACGGTCCTCGGCGCGGTCGGCGACGGCACGACCCGACTGTGGGACGTGCGCAGCGGCAGACAGACCGTCGTCCTCGCCGGGCACACCGACTACGTCCTCGGGGCGGCCGTGAACTCCGACGGGACTCTGCTGGCCACGGCCGGCTTCGACCAGTCCGTGGTCCTCTGGGACCTCGGCGGCCAGGTGCTGACGGCACGTCCGTTCACCGAGGTCTGGCAGGTCGCGTACAGCCCCGACGGGAAACTGCTGGCCAGCGCCGACGCCGATCACACCGTACGGCTGTGGGACACGGCGAAACACACCCTCGTGAAGCCGTTCGAGGGACACACCGAGACGGTCTTCTCCGTCGCCTTCTCCCCGGACGGCAGGATCCTGGCCTCGGCGAGCTCCGACGGCACGGTCCGGCTGTGGGACGTCGCGAGACGCACACCCCTGGCGAAGCTGACGGGCCATGAGGGGGAGGTCTTCTCGGTGGCCTTCTCCCCGGACGGCAGGATCCTGGCCTCGGCCGGCGCGGACCGCACGGTCCGCCTCTGGGACGTCTCCTCACGCCGCGAGCTCGCCACCCTCGAAGGCCACGAGGACTACGCCAACGATGTCGCGTTCAGCCCCGACAGCCGTACCCTGGCCAGCGTCGGCGACGACCTGACCGTACGGCTCTGGGACGTCTCCTCGCACCGCCCGCTGACCGTCCTCACCGGCCACACCGGCGCGGTACGGGGCGTCGCGTTCAGCCCCGACGGCCGCGCCCTCGCCACCAGCGGCAACGACGGCACCGTACGCCTGTGGGACGTGCGCGAACGCCGCTTCGAGGCCGCCCTCACCGGCCACAGCGGCTCCGCCCGGGGCATCGCCTTCAGCCCCGACGGCCGCACCCTCGCCAGCAGCGGCAACGACCGTACGGTGCGCCTGTGGGACGTCCCCGGACGGCGGCCCTGGGCCACGCTCACGGGCCACACGAACGCCGTCTGGGGTGTGGACTTCGCCCCCGACGGGCGGACGGTGGCGAGCAGCAGCACCGACGGCACCGTACGACTGTGGGACCTCGACCCCGGAACCCGGCTGGCGGAGATCTGCCGACTGCGCGCCGGCCTCGGCCCCGACGAACGCGAGGCGCTGCTGCCCGGGGTGCCCGTCTCGGCGGGGACGGCCTGCCCTCGTGGCTGAGCGCCAACTGCCCTGCTCGGAGGGGGTTTCCCAGGTGTTTCCCGGTTGCCCGATCGGACAGGGCGACGCCTGGACCTCGACGAGCGGGCTGCACGGCCAGCAGGATGCTCAGTGACCAGAACATCCACCCGTTACACCGACCACGAAACGAACGGGGGTCCCGGCATGGAGCGCCGGACCGGACTCATCCGCACACTGATCGCCTTGTCGGTCCTCCTCTTCTGGGCGCCGGTGTCCACGGCCGCCGCGGCACCGGGGGCCGCCGCCGCGGGCGGGTGCGGCGTCCTCGCGCCGGGCGCCTCGGCGGCCGCCGAGAGAGCGATCGCCGCCGCCTGCGCCGAGGTCGACGCCGGCACCTGGTACACCTGGGGCGGCGGCCACGGCGCCCAACCCGGCCCCACCTACGGGCAGGTGGACCCCAGCGACCCGGAGGACAGCAAGCACGACCCCGAGCGGCGGGGGTTCGACTGCTCCGGTCTGGTCCGCCACGCCTACGCCAAGGCCACCGGCTCGGACCTCCTCAACGGCGTCGCCAGCCAGCAGTACTACACACACCGCGCCGCCGAACGCTTCACCGCCGCCCAGGGCCTCGCCCCGCTGCTCCCCGGCGACCTGCTGGCCTGGGGCACCTCGAAGGACCTGCACCACATCGCCATCTACCTCGGCGCCGGCAAGATGGTCGAGGCCAAGGAGTCCGGCACCAAGCTCATGGTCAGCGACGTGCGACTGAACGGCAGCTACTTCGGAGCCGTCCGCGTCAACACCGGCCAGGTCACCGGCCACATCCACCAGACCTGGGGCACCGGCGTCTGGACCAAGGCCGAGCCGTTCCTCAAGGCCGCCCGCGTCTACGCCTTCCCCCACTCCACCACGATCCGCGTCCAGTGCCAGAAGCGCTCCGAGATGGTCGAGTCCGACGGCTACAAGAACGACGTCTGGTCGTACCTCCCCGACTACAAGGCCTGGGTCACCAACATCTACATCAAGGGCCCGGCCTGGCTGGAAAACGTCCCCGAGTGCAAGTCCTGACCTCCAGCCCATGAAGCCACTCGCGCCGGTGACCGCCAGGGGGACGGTCGCCGGCGCGAGTTCCGTTCACACAGGACAACTGGGACTCCGGCAAGGGTGACCCTGCGTCTGCCCGCTCCTCCTAGGCGGCTTCCTTGCGCACCTCGTCCAGCCGTACCGCCCGGCGCTCCGCCACCGACAGGGTGCAGGCCTCCGCGATCCAGCTGGCCTCGATGGCGTCGGCCACCGTGCAGGGAGAGGTGCGGGTGCCGGCCACCACCTCGGTGAAGGCGGTGAGTTCGGTGCGGTAGGCGGGGGCGAAGCGGTCCATGAAGAAGTTGTGCGGGGGGCCCGGGGGGAAAGTGACGCCCGGTTCGGCGGAGCGGAGGGGGAGCTGGTTGTCGAGGCCGGCGGCGATGCTGTCCTTCATGCCGTGCACCTCCAGGCGGACGTCGTAACCGCGGGCGTTGTGACGGGTGTTGGAGATGACGCCGATGGTGCCGTCGTCGAAGGTGAGCAGGGCGGACGCCGTGTCGACGTCACCGGCCTCCCTGATGTAGTCCGCGCCCTTGTTGCCGCCCGTCGCGTACACCTCGACGACCTCGCGGCCCGTCACCCAGCGCACGATGTCGAAGTCGTGCACCGCGCAGTCCCGGAAGATGCCGCCCGACACCGCGACGTAGGCCGCCGGCGGCGGGGCGGGGTCCAACGTTGTCGACCGTACGGTGTGCAGTGTGCCCAACTCGCCGCTGAGAACGGCCTCCCTGGCCGTCACACAGCCCGCGTCGAACCGGCGGTTGTAGCCGATCTGCACCTCGACGCCGCTGTCCCGCACGGCGCGCAGCACGGTGAGGCTCTCCTCGACCGTCTTCGCCACCGGCTTCTCGCAGAACACCGGGATGCCGGCCTCGACCGCGGCGAGGATCAGCGCCGGGTGCGCGTCCGTCGCCGCGGTGATCACGACACCGTCGATGCCGGAGGCGAACACCGCCTCGGGGGAGTCGGCGACCGTGGCGCCGAACTTCTCGGCGGCCGAGGTGGCGGCCGCGGCCACCGGGTCGGAGACCACCAGCTCCTCCACGACGTCGAGCCCGGCGAGAGTGCCGGCGTGGAAGGCGCCGATACGGCCCAGCCCCAGGATGCCAATGCGCATGACCAGTGTCCCTTTCGGATGTGCGATGAGGTGGAGGAGAGACAGGGATAGGTGGACAGAGGGAGATACAGGTAGATACAAGCAGGTCAGGGGTGTATGCGGATCAGTCGGACGCGCCCATGACGTTCTGGTCCCAGTCGATGACCGAACCGGTCACCACACCACTGCGGTCCGACAGCAGGAAGACGACGAAGTCGGCGATCTCGTCGACCTGGCCCAGCTTGCCCATCGGCAGGCGCTCGGCGGCCCGCTCCCGCCAGTCGTCGCCCGCCCCGTGGAACTCCCGCTGGATGGCGTCCTCGCCTTCGGTCTCCGTCCAGCCGATGTTGAGGTCGTTGATCCGGATCCTGTCCCAGCGGTGGGCGTGGGCGGCGTTGCGCGTCAGGCCCGCCAGGCCCGCCTTCGCGGCGGAGTACGGCGCCAGGTGCGGGGGGCCGCCGTGCGCGCAGTTGGAGCCGATGTTGACGATCGTGCCGGGGGCCTTCCGGGCCGTCAGATGCGCCACGACCGCCTGCATCGCGAAGAAGGGCGCGCGCAAATTGATCGCGATGTGGGCGTCGAACAGCTCCGGCGAGGTGTCGAGGAGTGAGCCACGGGAGGTCAGGCCGGCCGAGTTGACCAGGCTGTCGATACGGCCGTGGGCCTCGATCACCCGCTCCACGCTGCCGCGCACCTGCGCCGGGTCCGTGAGGTCCGCCCGGACGAACGTGGCGCCGGAGTCCGCCGCCACCTTCTCGCCGGCCTCGGCGCGACGGCCCGTGAAGGCGACGGTCGCGCCCTCGCGCAGGGCCGCCCGCACGATGCCCTCGCCGATGCCCTGGCTGCCGCCGTTGACGAGGACGACCTTGTCCTCCAGGAGTGCCATGTGGGGGAGATTTCCTTTCCATCAGCTGCTGTTTGCCCGCTGAAGTCTGAAGCTCGTTATCCGTTATCTGTCATCTGTCATCTGTTACCTGTCAGCTCGGCGCCGCTCCGAGCCCGCCCGTAGTTCCTCGCTCAGCCGCTCCGGGCTCCAGCCCTCGGTCACGGCCCGCCACAACGTGTCCGCCTGCGACGGCGGGGCCAGTCCGTCGACCGGCGGGTCCCGGTCGAGGTCGGTCGGGAAGGGGTAGCCCTCGGCGGTGGCGGCCACCACGTGCCGCAGCCAGTCCTCGCCCGCACCTTCGTCCCGGCGCGTCAGCAGGACGGGGAACAGGGCGTTCGCCATCGCTTCGCGGTCCACCGTCTCCATCGCGCGGCCGAAGGCGGAGGAGACCTGGAGCAGGTTCGCCATGCGCCTGATGTCCGCCGAGCGGTTGTGTCCGGCGGCGTGGAAGAGCGCGGAGTTGAAGAAGACCGCGTCGCCCTTCTCCAAGGGGAGCTGGACGTGGTGCTCGTCGAAGTACGCGATGAACTCCGGCAGGCGCCAGGCCAGATAGCCGGGCTCGTACTTCTGGGAGTGCGGCAGGTACAGGGTCGGGCCGGACTCGACGGGCATGTCGCAGTGGGCCACCGCGCCCTGCAGGGTCAGCACCGGGGAGAGCCGGTGGACGTGCGCCGGGTACGCGGCCGCCTGCTGCTGGCCGAGGAAACCGAGGTGGTAGTCGCGGTGCGCGCTCTGCGCCGCGCCGCCGGGGTTGACCACGTTGATCTGGGAGGTCACCTGGTAGCCGGGGCCGAGCCAGGCCTCGGAGACCAGCGCCAGCATGTCTCCCGCGTAGTAGTCGGCGAACGCCTCCGGGGCCCGCAGGGCCACCTTCTCCAGCGCGTTCCACACGCGGTCGTTGGCGCCGGGCTTCGCGAAGTGGTCGCCGCGGGCTGTGCCGGACGCGCGCTCCTCCTCGATGAGCGCCTCGAAGGCGGTGGTGGCAGCGTCCACGACACCCGGATCGGCGTAGGCCCGCTTGAGGACGACCACGCCGGGGCCGTCGAGCAGGGCGCGCACGAGGTCCGCCTGCACCTCGCGGCGGTCGGCCGCGGCGCGC
Protein-coding sequences here:
- a CDS encoding SDR family oxidoreductase, which translates into the protein MALLEDKVVLVNGGSQGIGEGIVRAALREGATVAFTGRRAEAGEKVAADSGATFVRADLTDPAQVRGSVERVIEAHGRIDSLVNSAGLTSRGSLLDTSPELFDAHIAINLRAPFFAMQAVVAHLTARKAPGTIVNIGSNCAHGGPPHLAPYSAAKAGLAGLTRNAAHAHRWDRIRINDLNIGWTETEGEDAIQREFHGAGDDWRERAAERLPMGKLGQVDEIADFVVFLLSDRSGVVTGSVIDWDQNVMGASD
- a CDS encoding phytanoyl-CoA dioxygenase family protein, whose amino-acid sequence is MALTAAGSRTWLAEKDCDLAEFRALVGRTTDPGDHPYAEGVEQNVLVYDSERLRAAADRREVQADLVRALLDGPGVVVLKRAYADPGVVDAATTAFEALIEEERASGTARGDHFAKPGANDRVWNALEKVALRAPEAFADYYAGDMLALVSEAWLGPGYQVTSQINVVNPGGAAQSAHRDYHLGFLGQQQAAAYPAHVHRLSPVLTLQGAVAHCDMPVESGPTLYLPHSQKYEPGYLAWRLPEFIAYFDEHHVQLPLEKGDAVFFNSALFHAAGHNRSADIRRMANLLQVSSAFGRAMETVDREAMANALFPVLLTRRDEGAGEDWLRHVVAATAEGYPFPTDLDRDPPVDGLAPPSQADTLWRAVTEGWSPERLSEELRAGSERRRADR
- a CDS encoding Gfo/Idh/MocA family protein, translating into MRIGILGLGRIGAFHAGTLAGLDVVEELVVSDPVAAAATSAAEKFGATVADSPEAVFASGIDGVVITAATDAHPALILAAVEAGIPVFCEKPVAKTVEESLTVLRAVRDSGVEVQIGYNRRFDAGCVTAREAVLSGELGTLHTVRSTTLDPAPPPAAYVAVSGGIFRDCAVHDFDIVRWVTGREVVEVYATGGNKGADYIREAGDVDTASALLTFDDGTIGVISNTRHNARGYDVRLEVHGMKDSIAAGLDNQLPLRSAEPGVTFPPGPPHNFFMDRFAPAYRTELTAFTEVVAGTRTSPCTVADAIEASWIAEACTLSVAERRAVRLDEVRKEAA
- a CDS encoding NlpC/P60 family protein, encoding MERRTGLIRTLIALSVLLFWAPVSTAAAAPGAAAAGGCGVLAPGASAAAERAIAAACAEVDAGTWYTWGGGHGAQPGPTYGQVDPSDPEDSKHDPERRGFDCSGLVRHAYAKATGSDLLNGVASQQYYTHRAAERFTAAQGLAPLLPGDLLAWGTSKDLHHIAIYLGAGKMVEAKESGTKLMVSDVRLNGSYFGAVRVNTGQVTGHIHQTWGTGVWTKAEPFLKAARVYAFPHSTTIRVQCQKRSEMVESDGYKNDVWSYLPDYKAWVTNIYIKGPAWLENVPECKS
- a CDS encoding nSTAND1 domain-containing NTPase; its protein translation is MGDPQLGHATDHRNERDRGAPTTSSFPAQLRRLRQERGLSLTDLARQTHYSKGYLSKIETGTKRATVDVARLCDQVLRADGELLRLVEQAPPSDGGGSREAGAEVEAPERQSGETCPYRGLSAFTPQDAEWFFGRERATAALVERIFARVGNGPLMLVAPSGAGKSSLLNAGLVPALRRGDLPMAGADRWPVVTLTPTSRPLDELLERTAKALGSDLGITVDEVRENPDALLDAVRVRSDEPPPGPEGRLPPPPRPVLIVDQFEELFTLCSDEDERRSFVRVLSALATSRQEESAHDPAVVVLGVRADFTGSCLELPELAPVFTDGLFVLSPMSMAELRESITRPAELTGITLEPGLVPLLLRDAGLRDEPSRQDLGTGADETPSGALPLVSHALLATWQRREGAALTVDGYERAGGIQGAVARTAENVFARLYPAEQRTIRRILSRLVFVADGAGATRRRMSRAALMAQLADAEGAAAALDAFVRARLITMHSDTVEITHEALLHAWPRLRDWIHADRAGLLLHQQLAHAAGEWERENRDPSALYRGTRLDTVRTWADESDGWSRLAPGEEAFLRASQAEEDARRKQTVRQVRLRQSLLATLAVLLGLAVTAGGLAYQQREGALDQERVARSQALAERSASLAGGQPEASMLLAEEAYRADTTAEARGALLSTQSQPFSARLGGHRGPVNSVAFSPDDRLLATASSDGTVTLRSVAEGHRTLAEFTVPGRVRSVAFSSDSRTVAATSTTGPVSLWGVADHKRKAVLAASTTGARVVSFDPRGGALAVAAADGTVQLWDTGRTPRLTASLPGHEGTLNALSHSPDGRTLVSAGADRTVRLWHTDRARPLAVLKGHTDEVLGAAFSPDGRSVASGGVDRTVRLWNVREGRPTATFAGSSDDINAVAYTPDGATVLGAVGDGTTRLWDVRSGRQTVVLAGHTDYVLGAAVNSDGTLLATAGFDQSVVLWDLGGQVLTARPFTEVWQVAYSPDGKLLASADADHTVRLWDTAKHTLVKPFEGHTETVFSVAFSPDGRILASASSDGTVRLWDVARRTPLAKLTGHEGEVFSVAFSPDGRILASAGADRTVRLWDVSSRRELATLEGHEDYANDVAFSPDSRTLASVGDDLTVRLWDVSSHRPLTVLTGHTGAVRGVAFSPDGRALATSGNDGTVRLWDVRERRFEAALTGHSGSARGIAFSPDGRTLASSGNDRTVRLWDVPGRRPWATLTGHTNAVWGVDFAPDGRTVASSSTDGTVRLWDLDPGTRLAEICRLRAGLGPDEREALLPGVPVSAGTACPRG